GTCGCTCAGCCGACTGACGGCGACGGCCGCCTTCTCGGCCGCCTCGTCCTCGCCGGCGTCGTCGACGCGCTCGCCGAGCAGCGCGGCGACCTCCGTGTAGCGCTCGAGGGCACTCGGGGCGTTGTACCGCATCACTTCGGGGAGCAGTAGCGCGATCGTCAGCCCGTGGGGGGTGTCGTGTTCACCGGCGACCGAGAGCGCGGCCGCGTGCGTCGCGCCGAGACCGGCGTTCGTGAACGCGACGCCGGCGAGAAAGCTCGCCAGCGACATGTTTCGACGCGCATCGACGTCGCGGCCGTTGTCGACCGCCCGGCGGAGGCTGTCCGCGACGAGTCCGATCGCCGTCCTCGCGAACTGGTCCGTGACGGTCGTCCGTCCGCCGTAGTCGGGTCGGTCGATCGGGTCCTCCGGTCTCGGTTTCGTGTCGAACCGTCGCGTCACGTACGCCTCGATCGCGTGCGAGAGGGCGTCCATCCCCGAGAACGCCGTGTGGGACGGCGGAAGCGAGATCGTCAACAGCGGGTCGACCAGCGCGAGGTCGGGGTACTGGTAGCGACTCGAGATACCGACCTTCAGGTTTCGGTCGGGCAGGGAGAGGACGGTGACGGGGGAGGTCTCCGACCCGGTCCCGGCGGTGGTCGGGACGGCGATCGTCGGAACCCCCGGACCCGGGACGGCGCTGCCGCCACCGATCGGCGGGGCGACGTACTCGAGGATCTCGCCGCCGTGTCTCGCGACGACGCTCGTCGTCTTCGCCACGTCGATCGAACTCCCGCCGCCGACGCCGACGATCAGGTCCGGGACGACGTCGCGCGCTCGGTCGACCGCTCGCTCGAACACCGCGACCGACGGATCGGACTCGACACCGTCGAACACCTCGCACGAGCACTCCGTCCCGAGCGAGTCCGTCACCCGGGAGACGATCCCCGCGTCCACCAGCCCCTCGTCCGTGACGACCAGCGCCGAGGAGGCGTCCCGCTTCCTCGCTTCGGCGGCGAGTTCGTCGACGGCACCGGTACCGAACGTGACACTCCCCGACATCTCGAACTCCCAGACCGAATCGGCTTCGTACATCGCAGTACGTACCTCGCGAGAGCGACCGAAAAACGTTTTCGTGGCTCGGCGTCCCGATCAGCACTTATACAAGGGTACGTGGAGTACGGCCGGCCGATGGTAACGATCGACAGTGCAGTCGTAACCGGCGGGCTCGGCGAGTCGGGCAGCTGGGTCGTCGAGAACCTCGCTGGCCAGGGCGTCGACGTGACGTGTGTCGACCGGGTGGGTCCGAGCGGTGAGGCTCCCGAGAACGTCTCGTTCTATCGGGCGGATCTCACCGACCAGGGCGAGGCCTGGGAACTCGTCGAGTACGCGCGACCGGACGCGGTGATCCACTTCGCGAACATACCCGCCATGGGGATCCGTCCGGGTGGGCGGACGTTCGGGAACAACGTCCTGGCGAACTACAACGTGATGGACGCCGCGGGACGGGTCGGCGCGGAGGTCGTCTGGGCCTCCAGCGAGTGCACCTACGGAACGGTGTTCACGGAGACGACCGAGCTCCCCGAGTACTTCCCGATCGACGAGGAGCACCCGGTCGGCGCGCCCGATCCGTACGGCACGTCGAAGGTGGTCGGCGAGGAGATCGGACGGATGGTCACCCGCAGGTACGGCGTCCCGGTCACGTCGATCCGCCCCTCGTGGATACAGTACCCCGGCGAGTACTTCACGACCGAGATCCGCGAGCGCTTCGACCCCGAGACCGCCGCGGTTACGGGCGACCGGAACACCCACGTCCCGAGCGGGAACTTCTGGTCGTACGTCGACGTCCGCGACATCGTCTCGCTCGTCGACGCCGTCCTCGACGCCGACACCGACGGTCACGAGGCCTACCTCGGCGTCGCCGACGAGAACTACCTCGGGCGGCCGACCGCGGAGACGATCGACGCCGTCTTCGGCGGCCTCCCCGACGAGTGCGACCTCGAGGGCGAGGGGTCCGCGCTCTCGAACGCGAAGGCGAAGGCCGACCTCGACTGGGCGCCGGAACACACGTGGCGGTCGGCGCTGGACGAGGACGTTCCGTCGCCGTCGTTCGCGTAGTTCACCCGCCGCGCCCTCGAACCACGGTTCAGAGCGAGACGCGGGAGGCGAACTCCGGGACGCCGGAGACCGACGGCCGCAGTCGGAAGAGGTTACCCGCACCCTCGTCGTCCCCGCTCGCCTCGTACGTCGCGGTCGTCACGTAGAGCTCCTCGAACCCCTCACCGGCGAAGAGCAGGCTCGTCACGTTCTCGGCCGGGACCTCGTGACGGCGTTCTTCGGTTCTATCGGGAGCGTACCGGACGACGCGGCCGCCGCCGAACTGTGCCGACCAGACGGAGCCCTCCTCGTCGACGGTGAGCCCGTCGGGCATCCCCTCACCGTCGGGGACGTCGACGAACACCCGCCGGTCGTCGATCGCCCCGGTCTCGACGTCGTAGTCGAACGCGTAGATCGTGTTCGTGTTCGACTCGGTGAGGTAGAACGTCT
This region of Halalkalicoccus sp. CGA53 genomic DNA includes:
- a CDS encoding NAD-dependent epimerase/dehydratase family protein, which gives rise to MVTIDSAVVTGGLGESGSWVVENLAGQGVDVTCVDRVGPSGEAPENVSFYRADLTDQGEAWELVEYARPDAVIHFANIPAMGIRPGGRTFGNNVLANYNVMDAAGRVGAEVVWASSECTYGTVFTETTELPEYFPIDEEHPVGAPDPYGTSKVVGEEIGRMVTRRYGVPVTSIRPSWIQYPGEYFTTEIRERFDPETAAVTGDRNTHVPSGNFWSYVDVRDIVSLVDAVLDADTDGHEAYLGVADENYLGRPTAETIDAVFGGLPDECDLEGEGSALSNAKAKADLDWAPEHTWRSALDEDVPSPSFA
- a CDS encoding hydroxyacid-oxoacid transhydrogenase → MYEADSVWEFEMSGSVTFGTGAVDELAAEARKRDASSALVVTDEGLVDAGIVSRVTDSLGTECSCEVFDGVESDPSVAVFERAVDRARDVVPDLIVGVGGGSSIDVAKTTSVVARHGGEILEYVAPPIGGGSAVPGPGVPTIAVPTTAGTGSETSPVTVLSLPDRNLKVGISSRYQYPDLALVDPLLTISLPPSHTAFSGMDALSHAIEAYVTRRFDTKPRPEDPIDRPDYGGRTTVTDQFARTAIGLVADSLRRAVDNGRDVDARRNMSLASFLAGVAFTNAGLGATHAAALSVAGEHDTPHGLTIALLLPEVMRYNAPSALERYTEVAALLGERVDDAGEDEAAEKAAVAVSRLSDDVGIPSGLAELGVREDEVGTLAENAMQLERLLVGNPRRLERDDLETILRRSL